tgtgctaatatttacaggagatccataGAGAGAGTTAATGTTTACAGGAGATCAAGAGATCACTCAAATGTTTGCAAAGGATCCAGAGATAATAATATTATTTTCTGTGTCCCAGAGATTTTaattatatttacagggggtccagagTCCGAATTAATATTCACAGGGAATGCAgaaacggtgctaatatttacagggaatccagattgTGTGCTAacatttacaggagatccagtgaTCGTACTGCTATTAACAGGGGATCCTGAGATGGCCCTAATATTTATAGCGGATGCAGAGAATATAATAATGCTCGCAGGGgcccagagacggtgataatatttacaggggatccagagaggtaATAATGCTAACAGGGGTTCCAGAGAAAGTTCTAATGTTAACAGGAGATCCAGAGTTTGTGctaacatttacaggggatccatataCGGTACTAATATtcataggggatccagagaccttattaatatttacaggtgacgTAGAGGTCGTCACAATATTCACAGGCGATCCAGAGACGTTAATTAAATTTACACGTGATCCAGAGATCACAATAATATTTACAGGTTATCCAGAAATCATCCCAATATTTACGGGCGATTCAGACACGTTATTTAAATTTACAGGAGATCTAGAAAtcataataatatttacaggggacccagagatATTAATAATATTGACAGGGCATCCAGAGGTGtaataatatttaaaggggatccagaggctttactaatatttacagcggatccaTAAACGATATTAATGCTTACAGTGGACCCCGAGATCATACTAAtatttcatgggatccagagatgttTCTAATATTTGGTTGGGATACggagacgatactaatatttacggtggatccagagacaattgtaatatttacagggaatctggAGACAGTTGTAATatctgcaggggatccagagatggatttcatatttacagtggatccagagacggcactaatatttgtaggggaccaagagacgttactaatattcaTAGCGGATACATAGGCCGTGCGACTATATACAGTGGGTCTAGAgccggtactaatatttaaaggggacccATGGGCAGTAATAATATTTTGAAGAGgtccagaggcggtattaatTTTTTAGATGGTCCACGGGCGGTACTAATAATTCAAAAAGGTCCCAGAGAACGCAcgaatattcacaggggatccagagatcatactaatatttacagtggacccAGAAATGGTTATAATATatatgggggatccagagacggtactgataCTTGCAGCGGATacaaagacggtactaatatttacaggggatccagaaacgttactaatatttatagggatGCCGTGTCGGTAATTCTACTTACAGGGGTCCGTAGAGTGGACTAATATTTCGAGGGGATCCAGGGATTTTACTAATATTTACGTGGGTCCAAAAAAGgtgccaatatttaaaggggtcgAGAGATTTTACTAATTATTAAGGGGGTCCATTGACGGTGCTAACCTTTATAGGGGTCCAGAGACTTTACTAATATTTCGAGGGGATCCAGAAGCGGTAATGAAATTTACAGGTGACTGACAAACTGTGCTCATACTTACGGGTGATCTGTAGAGGTGTTACTCGTTACAGGGCATCCAGAAACGGAACTAATATTTATCTGGAATCGAGGGACCGTACTAATATTGAtatgggatccagagatggtacttgtAATCCAGAGCTTGTACTGTCCAGATCCACTGTAAatgttagtaccgtctctgcattcCACGTTAATATTATGAGAGTCTCAGGATTGCCTGCCAAATATTAACATCATCCCTGGACGCTGTGAAAATGTTAGCACAAACTCCGaataccctgcaaatattagtgtgCTCTCTGTCAAATGTAAATATTACTATGGTCTCTGAATTCCCTGTAAATTTTAATACTGATTcttgatcccctttaaatattagtgcgATCTCTGGATTATGTGTAAATTTTAATAACGTCTCAGGATCGTCTGTGAATATTTCTACCTTCTCTGGATCCATTGTAAATAATGGTAATATATGTGGATAACCTGTGAATATTTGTACCAtccctggattccctgtaaataatgGTACTATATGTGGATAACCTGTGAATATTTGTACCAtccctggattccctgtaaatattattaccgaaTCTGGATCTCCTGCAAGAGATCCAGAGTAATATTTAAATTTGACCCAGAGAacacactaatatttacagggtatccggAGTTTGTGCTAACATTTGCATAGCGTCCAGGAATGATGTTAATATTTGGCAGGCAATCCTGAGACTAATAATATTAACAGGgaatgcagagacggtactaatatttacagtggatctagatACGGTACTTAGACTTTCAGTGGATCTAAAGAAGGTACTAATTACTACAGGTACTGCAggagatccagagatggtactaattttTACAGCGGTCCAGGAAGCTTTCTAGTATTTACAGTGGACCCAGGGAtgttacgaatatttacaggggatccaggaagagtgcaaatatttacagggaatccagtgacggtactaaaaTTAAAGGGGATACAGGAAAGGTACCAATAGTTACAGGGGATCGCCAGAAGATCCTACTACTCACCAGGGGATCCAGAGTTCGTGCGAATATTGACAGGTAATCCAGAGAAGGTACTAACATTTAATGGGGATCGAAaggcagtactaatatttacaagatgTCCAGAGACTGAACGAATATACAGATGAGATCCACAGATGATACCATCAATTATATTGGATCCAGAGTTCATGTTAATATTACAGGTGATCGAGAGACTGCACTtatatatacaggggatccaggtacttcactaatatttacagagtatCCAGTGACGTTAATAAtatttcaggggatccagagacagtgctaatatttataGGAGAACTAGGGACGGTGGTAATATTTTTAGGGAATCCTGAGACTTTACTAATCTTGACAGCGGATCCagtggcagtattaatattttacGGGGGTGCATGatggtactaataattacaggtgaACCAGAGATCGTGCCAATATTGACAGGGGAACCAGAGGTTATAAGAATATTTATAATGTATCAGGTGACGGTAATAATATTAATAGGtgaactatagaatcatagaatcatacaaaaattatggcacagaaggaggacattcggcccatcgtttccgcgccggccgaaaatgagccactcagcctaatcccactttccagctcttggttcgtaaccttgtaggttacggcacttcaggtgcacatccaggtacttcttaaacgatttgacggtttctgcctcgaccaccctttcaggcagtgagatccagatcctcaccacccgctgggtgaaaaagaaattctcagctcccctctaatccttctaccaatcacttcaaatctatgccccctggttattgacctatttaataagggaaataggtccttcctatccacgctATCTagtctcctcataattttgtacacctcaattaaatcacccctcagcctcctctgttccaaagagaacagccccagcctatccaatttttccttacagctaaaattctcccgtcctggcaatatcctcgtaaatctcctttgtaccctgtctcgtgcaattatatccttcctgtaatgtggtgaccagaactgtacacagatcGAGAGACTATACTAATACTTACAGGGTATCAACAGACGAAATTATATTTTACAGGGGAATCCCGAGATCACAGTAATATTTACAAGGTGTCTAGAGATGGTTCTAATATCTAAATGGGATCCAGGGACGATATTAAAATTTACAAGGGTTGCAGAGAGAGTaataatatatgatgtggagatgctggtgattgactggggtggacaaatgtaaggagtcttacaacaccaggttatagtccaacagctttatttaaaatcgcatgctttcagaggctttctccttcgtcaggtgagtgtgggattcgataaaggtacagcatatatagtcagagaacaatgcctggtgattacagataatctttctaactgccagtTATCaatgcaatcaaaggagttgaatagtgttcagacagagaaacattacatacaaggctACTGCATACATTAACAGTCAGAACAtaaagacagcgagagagagaaacatccgaaaagcagagaaagagagagaatgaccagttgtattaaaaacagataactttttttcgctggtggggttacatgtagcgtgacatgtacccaagatcccggttgaggccgccctcatgggtgcggaacttggctatcaatttctgctcgacgtttttgcgttgtcgtgtgttttgaaggccgccttggagaaccctTACCCGAAGTTTGGGGaatacttcagcagtcaaggacattcagcctccgatcttcgggtaagtgttctccaaggcggccctcgagacacacgacaacgcaaaatcgtcgagcagaaattgatagccaagttccgcacccatgaggacggcctcaaccgggatcttgggttgatgccacgctacatgtaacaccaccagcgaaaaaaaattatctgtttttatacaactgttcattctctctccttctctgcctttcgaatgtttctctctctctctctctgtctttatgtTCTGACTGTTAGTGTATTCAGTAACCTTGTATGTAATatttatctgtctgaacactattccactcctttgattgcattGATAactggcagttagaaagattatctgaaatcaccaggcattgttctctgactatatatgctgtacctttatggaatcccacactcacctgacgaaggaggaaacctccgaaagcttgtgattttaaataaagctgttggactataacctggttttgtaagactccttacagtaataatatatacaggggatccgcagacgatactaatatttgcagtggaTGCAGGAATCGTACTACTATTTGtcgggaatccagagactgaaagaatatttacaggggatcccaagATGGTACTAAAATTTAGAGAATCtagagatagtactaatatttacagtcgaATCCAATGTCGGTATTTCTATTTaaaggggtccagagacggtattaatatttacaggggatccagggacggtaataatatttacaggggatccacagATGataccagtatttacaggggcatCCAGATATCTTGCTAATATCtttaggggatccagagacggtaataacatttacaggggatccagagattgtacttatatttacagcggatccagaAACTTTActcatatttacagtggatccagatattgtaccaatatttacaggggtccagagacggcactaatatttacaggggatccagaaatgtTACCAATATTTAGAGGATATCCAGAGTCTggtgtaatatttacaggggatccacagATATcgcaccaatatttacaggggatccacagATTTAACTAATATTTATTGGGGGACCAGAAAATGTACCAATATTTCCAGGATATGCAGAGACGATAGTAATTTTTACGGGGATCCACAGCtgataataatatttacagggacatCGAAAGGTCGTGCTAATATCTTCAGGGGATCAAGAGATTTTACGAATATTTGAAGGGGATCGAAAgagggtaccaatatttacaggtggaTCCACAGATGTTATTAATAGTTACAGGGGGATCCtgggacggtactaatattttcaggagatCCAGAGTGggtactaatatatacaggggaatccagagaaggtactaatattcaTAGAGGGGTCCcgagacgatactaatatttacagagaatccagagatggtattaatatttacaggggatccggaagttgtactaatatttacagtggatctggagatcgtactaatatttacagaggatccacagATCATATTAATAATTACAGTTGATCTGGATACGGTACTAATATTACAGGGGTTACaaagacggtattaatatttgaaAGGGATCCATAAACGATACTAATGTTTGCAAGGGATGTACAGATGCtattaatatttgcagtggagccagagacagtactaatatttacagcggatccGGAGAAGCTATTAATATTTGAAAGGATATTTAAAGAAAAGGCATTAATATTTACCTAGAATCTAGAGATGGTACTAAAATTTACTTCCAATCCAGGGACGGTACTCAtgtttacaggtgatccagagaaggaccaatatttacaggggatccagaaacagtaTTAATATGTACAGGAACATAGAGATGGTATTCATCTTAAGAGTGGAACCAGAGTCGGAACTAATACTTCCAGAGGATGGAGAGATtgtgcaaatatttacagggttgcTAAGAtcatgctaatatttacaggtaatccagaggcggtgctaatatttacggAGGATCcaaagatggtattaatatttacagtggacccagagatggtactaatatttacatgcaaTCCAGGGACGATACGAATATTTAAAGGAGATCCAGAAAAGGTACtactatttgcaggggatccacaTGTGTTACTTCTATTTACAGCGGATCCAGTAATGGTACCAATAGTTACGGGGGATCCAGAGAATGTaataatatttgtaggggtccaaACAATGTAATAAAATTGCAGAGGATCAAGAGATGTTACTAATAACTatagggaatccagagacggtattaatatctccaggggatccagacactgtgcaaatatttactggggatccagagatgttacagatattgacaggggatccagagatggcactaatatttacaggaggcccCGGGACCGtaacaatatttacaggggatcccgacACGGTACTCATATATACAGGAGATGAAGGgatggcactaatatttacaggcgattCGGAGtcattactaatatttaaaggggatccagatatGGTAATAATATTTACGGTGGCCCAGAGACGGTAATAATACTCACAGGGATCCAGAGTCAATACTAATTGGTAAAGTGGATTCAGAGATCactccaatatttacaggggatcgagagattGTACTTTTATTTACAGGTGATCtacagactgtactaatatttccaTGGGATACAGAGTTCGTGCTAATATTTagaggtgatccagagacggtactaatatataGAGGGGAGCCAGTgatatactaatatttacaggggatccagagaaagtGCTAATGCTTATAGGGAATCCAgggacggtacgaatatttagaGGGGACCCGGAAgtcgtactaatatttaaaggggatccacaGTTTATACGAATATTCATATGGCGTTCCAGAGGAcgtactaatatttaccggggtccagagacgatattaatatttacaggggatccagagtcgaTACGAATATTTATAGGGTAACCAATAATCACACCaacatttacaaggaatccagagatcGTACACATGTTTACAGGTGACTCACAGACGTTACTGATATTTACATGGGATACAGAGTTCTTGCTAATAATTAGAGGTGATCCAGGTACGGTGCTAATATTGTCAGAGAATCCAAAGACgctactaatgtttacaggggatccagagatcgcCCTATTGTTAACAGGCGATCCGCGGATAGTATTAATATTGACAGGCGATCcatagtcggtactaatatttacagcggatccagagaAGGTGCTAATATTTtagggaatccagagatggtactaatatttacaggggacccagaaatgttaaaaatatttagagtggatccagtgacggtgctaatatttacaggagacccAGAGATGCTACTATTAATTACAGGGTATCTAGAGACAGCAGTAATATTAGAAAGGGAGctaagtattaatatttacaggggatccagagatcgcCCTATTGTTAACAGGCTATCCGCCgatagtattaatatttacaggcgatccatagtcggtactaatatttacagcggatcctgaaacggtactaatatctacagggaaGCCAGAGccagtactcatatttacaggggatccagagacggagcTAATATTTACATTGTGtcccagcctgatgtataatttcctTGTTTACTTCCCTTCCTTGCAGTGAACTTATTAACGATTATGATCCtctctcggggaaagtgcggtctctccaaatgtgtcactcggtaCCTATTGGCCATGGCAGTGggcgatctactggtcgttatcactgatctgatactCAGGCAGATTCCGATTGCTTATCAGGTTCATTTTCAGTTCCTGGATTCaatccccgtgtgtaatatccacgccgtcctgcttttcgcggccacagactgttctgtctggttcaccgttacTTTCACATTTGATcgttttgtggccatttgttgtgagaagctgaaaagtaaatattgcaccgagaaaacggcagctgtggttctgggaacagtgagtgtgctgggctgtttgaagAATatgttctggtactttatgttcagGCAGCAGTATTTACTTTCCAATCAACCCTGGTTTTGTGAGACAACAAACAATGTTTTAGAATCACGTGTGTGGGCAGCAATCGAACTACTTCATTACATCCTCACCCCGTGTGTCCCAttcgttctgattctgctgctcaatgctttcaccgtcagacacattttagtggccagcagcgcccgcag
This portion of the Heptranchias perlo isolate sHepPer1 unplaced genomic scaffold, sHepPer1.hap1 HAP1_SCAFFOLD_241, whole genome shotgun sequence genome encodes:
- the LOC137310321 gene encoding probable G-protein coupled receptor 139; this encodes MGRNLRTMDWNSPFWTFEYLYVYYDSLPLEDRIYYALFGSQVIYYPLLAAVGIFVNLLTIMILSRGKCGLSKCVTRYLLAMAVGDLLVVITDLILRQIPIAYQVHFQFLDSIPVCNIHAVLLFAATDCSVWFTVTFTFDRFVAICCEKLKSKYCTEKTAAVVLGTVSVLGCLKNMFWYFMFRQQYLLSNQPWFCETTNNVLESRVWAAIELLHYILTPCVPFVLILLLNAFTVRHILVASSARRRLRTHSSRESPRDPEMESRRKSIILLFVISGNFILLWAVFTLTCIWSRMLFLGYGSVIAPDFVQELGFMLQLLSCCTNTCIYAVSQTKFREQLKNVVTYPFTACVKFLK